The Arachis ipaensis cultivar K30076 chromosome B07, Araip1.1, whole genome shotgun sequence genome includes a window with the following:
- the LOC107608742 gene encoding protein CELLULOSE SYNTHASE INTERACTIVE 3 isoform X1, which yields MSKSPSPEKHQSVYSSSEPREFIMATEIEDPESTMSTVAKLVEQLHAKLSSAQEKELITTRLLGIARRRKDGRALIGTHSQAMPLFINILRNGTSLAKVNVATILSVLCKDEDLRLKVLLGGCVPPLLSILKYESTDARKAAAEAIYQVSIGGLSEDNVGMKIFVTEDVVPTLWNLLSPKNKQDKIVEGFITGALRNLCGDKDGYWNATLEAGGIEIIVDLLSSDNAVSQSNAASLLARLMSAFSGSIPKVIDSGAVKALVRLVGEENNISVRAGAADALEALSSKSTNAKKAIVDSDGVQILIGAIVAPSKECMQSDGGQALQGHATRALANLCGGMPALIIYLAELSCSPRLTAPVGDIIGALAYTLMVFEEKVDDDQDHFDATKIEDTLVTLLKPRDNKLIQERVLEAMASLYGNVYLSKFLNQADSKKVLVGLITMAAIDVQGYLIRSLTSLCCDRVGIWEAIKKREGIQLLISMLGLSSEQHQEYSVELLAILTDQVEDSKWAITAAGGIPPLVQLLETGSQKAREEAAHVLWSLCCHSEDIRACVEIAGAIPAFLWLLKSGGPKGQEASALALMKLVRVADSATINQLLAMLLGDSPTSKGHIIQVLGHVLTVVSQKDLVEKGCAANKGLRCLVQVINASNEETQEFATSAIANLFTTRQDICDGLVNEDLVLPLMKLLTNKNQGVAIQSARALSSLSRPTNSKAANKLSYIVLEGDVQPLIKLAKTCCVDAAETSVAASESAVAALANLLFDPYIAAEALAEDVVPALTRILEKGTLEGKQNASRALHELLKHFSVGDLLKGDEQCRLTLLALVDSLRSMHIDETEAADALDVIALLARTKHDVSLTYPPLLVLADKSCLEPLVCCLADGPPIVQDKAIEILSRLCGDQPVVLGDLLSSSSRCTGSLAHRIINSASLEVKVGAAALLICAAKDKKELSMDLLDTSGYQKPLIYSLVDMMKQSSNCSLLEIEVCTPRGFMEKNAFPEVDESEIPDAATVLGGTVALWLLSIIASVQVTNKLIILEAGGLEILSEKLARHVSNPQAQYEDTEEIWISALLLAILFQDTKVIQSPATMCTVPSLSLLLTSEEVIDKYFAAQAMASLVQNGDKGIGLAIANSGAVPGLITMIGHIETDMPNLMALSDEFSLVRTPDQVVLDHLFEIEDVRLGSVARKSIPLLVDLLKPIPERPGAPAAALRLLISLADGSDTNKLILAEAGALEALNKYLSLSPQDTTEATISDLLRILYCNSDLINHEASTNSLNQLIAVLRLGSRNSRYSAARALHELFDSLNIRDSELAKQAVHPLVDMLNNTSGSEQEAALMALVKLMSGNSSKASLFTDVEGNPLESLHKILSSASSLELKNYAAQLCFVLFGNSKIRAERIASECIEPLISLMQSDSESAIESGVCAFDRLLEDEHQVELAAACNIVDFLVSLVSGTNYQLIEATISVLLRLGKDRTPTKLDMVKSGIINNCLKLLPLAPSSLCSTIAELFRILTNSNAIARSSEAAKIVEPLFHVLLCRDFNLWGQHSALQALVNILEKPQSLATLKLTPSEVIEPLISFLESPSQAIQQLGTELLAHILAQEHFQQDISTKNAVPPLVQLAGIGILNLQQTAIKALEKLSKTWPKAVADAGGIFELAKVIIQDDPQPPHALWESAALVLSNILYSDADYYFKVPVAVLVKLLNSKVENTVSIALNALVVHDTSDASSAEQMVEAGAIDALLDLLRSHNCEEASGRLLEALFNNVNVREMKMSRYAIAPLSQYLLDPRTKSEPGKLLAALALGDLSQYEGHARASDSVSACRALISLLEDQPTEEMKMVAICALQNFVMNSRTNRRAVAEAGGILVIQELLLSPNTEVAAQAALLIKFLFSTHTLQEYVSNELIRSLTASLERELWSTATINEEVLKTLHVIFMNFPKLHVSEAATVCIPHLVGALKSGGEAAQDSVLDTFCLLKQSWSTMPIDIAKSQAIVAAEAIPILQMLMKTCPPSFHERADSLLHCLPGCLTVIIKRGNNLKQTMGGTCAFCRLTIGNGPPNQTKMVHGTSPEWKEGFTWAFDVPPKGQKLHIVCKSKNTFGKTTLGRVTIQIDKVVTEGVYSGIFSLNHHDGNKDGSSRTLEIEVMWSNRISDEDI from the exons ATGTCAAAGTCTCCCTCTCCTGAGAAGCACCAGTCCGTTTATTCTTCTTCTGAGCCTAG GGAGTTTATTATGGCTACAGAAATAGAGGATCCCGAGTCTACTATGTCAACAGTTGCTAAGCTTGTGGAGCAACTGCATGCCAAGTTGTCATCAGCACAAGAGAAGGAACTTATCACAACACGATTGCTAGGTATTGCCAGGAGAAGAAAGGATGGCAGGGCACTTATTGGCACTCATTCTCAAGCGATGCCATTGTTCATAAACATTCTTAGAAATGGAACCTCTCTTGCGAAAGTTAATGTTGCTACTATTCTCAGTGTACTGTGCAAAGATGAAGACTTGAGGTTAAAAGTTCTTCTTGGTGGTTGTGTCCCACCATTGCTGTCAATTTTAAAATATGAATCAACTGATGCAAGAAAGGCGGCAGCTGAAGCAATATATCAAGTTTCCATTGGAGGTCTGTCAGAAGATAATGTTGGTATGAAAATTTTTGTTACAGAAGATGTAGTTCCAACGTTGTGGAATCTACTAAGTCCTAAGAACAAGCAAGACAAAATTGTTGAGGGTTTTATTACTGGAGCATTAAGAAATTTGTGTGGTGATAAGGATGGCTACTGGAATGCAACATTAGAAGCTGGAGGTATTGAAATCATTGTGGATCTCTTGTCTTCAGACAATGCTGTTTCTCAGTCAAATGCAGCTTCTCTGTTGGCTCGTCTAATGTCGGCTTTCAGTGGTAGCATCCCAAAAGTAATAGACTCTGGAGCAGTTAAAGCTTTAGTTCGACTTGTAGGGGAGGAAAACAATATTTCTGTTCGAGCTGGTGCTGCTGATGCTCTAGAGGCCCTTTCTTCAAAGTCAACCAATGCGAAGAAAGCTATTGTTGATTCTGATGGTGTTCAAATCCTTATTGGAGCCATAGTTGCTCCTTCAAAAGAATGTATGCAATCTGATGGTGGCCAGGCTCTTCAAGGGCATGCAACACGAGCTCTAGCCAATTTATGTGGTGGCATGCCTGCATTAATAATATATCTTGCAGAACTTTCCTGTTCTCCTCGTTTGACAGCTCCAGTTGGTGATATAATAGGCGCTCTTGCTTACACCCTTATGGTCTTTGAGGAAAAAGTTGATGATGATCAGGATCATTTTGATGCAACTAAGATAGAGGATACTTTAGTAACTCTTTTAAAGCCTCGAGATAACAAGCTTATTCAAGAGCGTGTCCTTGAGGCCATGGCTAGCCTATATGGTAATGTCTATCTCTCGAAGTTTCTCAATCAAGCAGATTCAAAGAAGGTTCTCGTTGGGCTTATAACTATGGCTGCCATTGATGTGCAAGGATATTTGATACGTTCACTGACAAGCTTGTGCTGTGACAGGGTAGGAATATGGGAGgcgataaaaaaaagagaaggcaTTCAGTTACTTATATCTATGCTGGGATTATCTAGTGAGCAGCATCAAGAGTACTCGGTTGAACTGCTAGCAATCTTAACTGACCAAGTTGAGGACAGCAAGTGGGCAATCACTGCTGCTGGAGGGATTCCACCATTGGTGCAGTTGCTGGAGACAGGATCACAAAAAGCAAGAGAGGAAGCAGCTCATGTTCTTTGGAGTTTGTGTTGTCACAGTGAAGACATCCGTGCTTGCGTTGAAATTGCTGGGGCCATTCCAGCATTTCTGTGGCTTCTTAAGAGTGGTGGGCCAAAAGGACAAGAAGCTTCTGCTTTGGCACTGATGAAGCTTGTCAGAGTTGCTGATTCTGCAACGATAAATCAGCTATTAGCAATGCTCCTAGGAGATTCTCCAACCTCAAAGGGCCATATAATCCAAGTTTTAGGTCATGTACTTACTGTGGTTTCACAGAAAGATCTTGTGGAAAAGGGATGTGCAGCAAATAAAGGCCTAAGATGTCTTGTTCAGGTTATCAATGCATCAAATGaggaaacccaagaatttgcaaCTTCAGCGATAGCTAATTTATTTACCACAAGACAAGACATTTGTGATGGTCTAGTAAATGAAGACCTTGTGCTTCCTTTAATGAAGCTTCTGACTAACAAAAATCAAGGTGTGGCCATTCAATCAGCTCGAGCATTAAGTTCTCTATCACGTCCAACCAATAGCAAAGCTGCAAATAAGTTGTCTTATATAGTACTTGAAGGAGATGTTCAGCCACTAATTAAGTTGGCTAAAACATGCTGTGTGGATGCTGCAGAAACTTCTGTTGCTGCTTCTGAATCCGCTGTTGCTGCATTGGCCAACCTTCTTTTTGATCCTTATATTGCTGCCGAGGCCCTGGCTGAAGATGTTGTTCCAGCTTTAACAAGAATTCTGGAGAAAGGAACCTTGGAAGGTAAACAAAATGCATCACGAGCTCTTCATGAATTATTGAAGCATTTTTCAGTAGGAGATCTTCTTAAGGGAGACGAACAGTGCCGTTTAACTTTGCTAGCCCTTGTTGATTCGTTAAGATCTATGCATATAGATGAGACTGAAGCTGCAGATGCTTTAGATGTGATTGCATTGCTAGCTAGGACAAAACATGATGTCAGCCTCACTTATCCTCCATTGTTGGTTCTGGCTGATAAATCTTGCTTAGAACCCCTTGTCTGCTGCCTTGCTGATGGTCCACCCATTGTGCAAGACAAGGCAATTGAAATTTTGTCCAGACTTTGTGGAGATCAGCCAGTTGTTCTTGGTGACTTGTTGTCTTCTAGTTCCAGATGCACTGGATCATTAGCTCATAGAATAATTAACTCTGCTAGTTTAGAAGTAAAAGTTGGAGCAGCTGCCTTACTAATTTGCGCTGCAAAGGATAAGAAAGAGCTCTCAATGGATTTGCTTGACACTTCTGGATATCAAAAACCATTGATTTACTCCTTAGTTGACATGATGAAGCAAAGTTCTAATTGTTCATTGTTAGAAATCGAAGTTTGCACCCCTAGAGGTTTTATGGAGAAGAATGCATTTCCAGAAGTTGATGAGTCAGAAATTCCTGATGCAGCCACAGTCTTGGGTGGTACTGTTGCCTTGTGGTTACTCTCAATTATTGCTTCTGTTCAGGTAACaaacaaattaataattttggaAGCTGGTGGACTGGAAATTCTCTCTGAGAAACTTGCAAGACATGTCTCAAATCCACAG GCACAATATGAGGATACTGAAGAAATATGGATCAGCGCATTACTCTTGGCCATTTTATTTCAAGATACAAAGGTCATTCAATCTCCTGCAACAATGTGCACTGTACCTTCTCTGAGTCTACTTCTAACATCTGAGGAAGTAATTGACAAATATTTTGCTGCCCAAGCTATGGCAAGTCTTGTTCAAAATGGTGATAAGGGAATAGGTCTTGCCATTGCAAATTCTGGTGCTGTCCCAGGATTGATAACTATGATTGGGCATATAGAAACAGATATGCCAAATCTCATGGCTTTATCAGATGAGTTTTCCTTGGTGCGAACTCCAGATCAAGTTGTTTTGGATCATCTATTTGAAATTGAGGATGTAAGACTGGGATCTGTTGCACGGAAATCTATACCTCTTTTAGTAGATCTCTTGAAACCAATACCAGAAAGGCCTGGTGCTCCAGCAGCTGCCCTTAGACTCTTGATTTCCCTTGCAGATGGGAGTGATACAAATAAATTAATCCTTGCTGAAGCTGGAGCTCTGGAGGCTTTGAACAAATACCTGTCCTTGAGCCCTCAAGACACTACTGAGGCTACTATTTCTGACTTACTGAGAATATTATATTGCAATTCTGACCTAATTAATCATGAAGCATCGACAAATTCACTGAACCAACTCATAGCTGTTTTGCGTCTTGGTTCAAGAAATTCTAGATATAGTGCAGCTAGAGCACTCCATGAACTCTTTGATTCTCTGAATATTAGAGACTCAGAATTAGCTAAACAGGCCGTTCATCCATTGGTTGACATGCTGAATAATACATCAGGAAGTGAGCAGGAGGCTGCTTTAATGGCCTTGGTCAAGTTAATGTCAGGAAATTCTTCAAAAGCATCTCTGTTTACAGATGTGGAAGGCAACCCACTTGAAAGTTTACACAAAATATTGTCCTCCGCTTCATCCTTGGAGTTGAAGAATTATGCTGCGCAACTCTGCTTTGTACTGTTTGGTAATAGTAAGATCAGAGCAGAACGAATTGCCTCAGAATGCATAGAACCCCTTATATCACTGATGCAGTCTGATTCTGAGAGTGCAATAGAGTCTGGGGTTTGTGCTTTTGACAGATTGTTAGAAGATGAACATCAGGTAGAGCTTGCAGCAGCCTGTAACATCGTGGATTTCCTTGTCAGCTTGGTTTCTGGTACAAACTATCAGCTTATTGAGGCAACCATATCTGTTCTCCTCAGATTGGGCAAAGATAGGACTCCAACCAAATTAGACATGGTCAAATCTGGAATTATTAATAACTGTCTCAAGCTACTACCATTAGCACCTAGCTCATTATGCTCTACTATAGCTGAGCTGTTTCGCATCTTAACAAATAGTAATGCAATTGCCAGAAGTTCAGAGGCTGCAAAAATTGTAGAACCCCTTTTCCATGTTTTGCTATGTCGAGATTTCAACTTATGGGGACAGCATAGTGCCTTACAAGCACTTGTAAACATATTGGAAAAGCCACAAAGTCTTGCAACTTTAAAGCTTACACCTAGTGAAGTTATTGAACCCTTGATTTCTTTTCTGGAATCCCCATCCCAAGCTATTCAGCAACTTGGCACAGAACTCTTAGCTCATATTCTTGCACAGGAGCATTTTCAACAGGATATTTCAACAAAAAATGCAGTTCCACCTCTTGTACAGCTTGCAGGAATTGGAATATTGAACTTGCAACAAACAGCAATAAAAGCATTGGAAAAACTTTCTAAAACCTGGCCAAAGGCAGTTGCTGATGCCGGAGGTATTTTTGAGCTTGCAAAGGTTATTATTCAAGATGATCCTCAACCGCCACATGCACTCTGGGAATCAGCTGCTTTAGTTCTCTCTAATATATTATATTCTGATGCGGATTACTATTTCAAAGTTCCTGTGGCGGTTCTTGTAAAACTGTTAAACTCAAAAGTTGAGAATACAGTTAGCATAGCCCTTAACGCATTAGTAGTTCATGACACAAGTGATGCTTCAAGTGCTGAACAGATGGTGGAAGCTGGAGCTATAGATGCTCTGCTGGACCTTCTAAGATCTCATAATTGTGAAGAAGCATCTGGTAGATTACTCGAAGCTTTATTCAACAATGTGAATGTACGAGAGATGAAGATGTCGAGGTATGCTATAGCACCATTATCACAGTATCTATTAGATCCGCGTACCAAATCAGAGCCTGGCAAGCTTCTTGCTGCTTTAGCTCTAGGAGATCTTTCACAGTACGAGGGACATGCTAGAGCTAGTGACTCAGTTTCTGCATGCCGTGCATTGATAAGTTTACTTGAAGATCAGCCAACTGAAGAAATGAAGATGGTGGCTATATGTGCATTGCAGAACTTCGTCATGAACAGCAGGACCAACAGAAGAGCTGTTGCAGAAGCTGGGGGCATATTGGTGATTCAGGAATTGCTGCTGTCTCCAAATACAGAAGTTGCTGCACAAGCAGCATTGCTGATCAAATTTTTGTTCTCTACCCACACTCTACAAGAATATGTGTCAAATGAGCTAATAAGGTCTTTGACAG cttcaTTGGAAAGAGAGTTGTGGTCAACTGCCACAATCAATGAAGAGGTTTTGAAAACACTGCATGTGATATTCATGAACTTCCCTAAGCTCCATGTGTCCGAAGCTGCAACAGTTTGTATTCCTCATTTGGTAGGAGCTCTTAAATCTGGCGGTGAAGCAGCTCAGGACTCCGTACTTGATACCTTTTGCTTGCTGAAACAATCTTGGTCAACTATGCCAATAGATATTGCAAAGTCTCAGGCTATAGTTGCTGCTGAAGCGATCCCCATCTTGCAAATGCTCATGAAAACCTGCCCACCAAGCTTCCATGAGAGGGCAGATTCTCTTCTGCACTGCTTACCAGGTTGTTTGACTGTCATCATTAAGCGTGGAAATAACCTCAAGCAAACTATGGGAGGTACATGTGCATTTTGCAGGTTGACAATAGGCAATGGTCCTCCAAACCAAACCAAG ATGGTTCATGGTACTTCTCCAGAATGGAAAGAAGGATTCACGTGGGCATTTGATGTGCCTCCAAAGGGCCAAAAACTTCATATTGTATGCAAAAGCAAGAATACTTTTGGGAAG ACAACTCTCGGAAGAGTCACTATCCAAATCGATAAAGTTGTGACTGAAGGAGTTTATAGCGGAATATTCAGTCTTAATCATCATGATGGCAATAAAGACGGTTCATCCCGAACTCTTGAAATTGAGGTTATGTGGTCCAATAGGATTTCTGATGAAGATATTTAA